Proteins encoded together in one Bosea sp. (in: a-proteobacteria) window:
- a CDS encoding 2-isopropylmalate synthase: MTNPTKTGSAQNPAGKDHVLIFDTTLRDGEQCPGATMTFEEKLEVAEALDAMGVDIIEAGFPIASDGDFEAVSEIARRLKRATVAGLARAVPLDIARAGEAVRHAVKPRIHTFVSTSPIHLEHQMRKSQEDVLEIITATVTQARNLVEDVEWSAMDATRTPIDYLCRAVEVAIKAGATTINLPDTVGYATPDEYRAMFKAVRERVPNADKAIFSAHCHNDLGLAVANSLAALEGGVRQVECTINGIGERAGNAALEEIVMALKVRGDVMPYETGIDATQLMRLSKAVSTACSFPVQYNKAIVGRNAFAHESGIHQDGMLKNNTTYEIMTPASVGVTKTSLVMGKHSGRAAFRSKLKDMGYDLGDNQLEDAFTRFKALADRKKHVYDEDIEALVDENIATAHDRIKLESLTVIAGTRGPQRATMKLDVEGRHVTEEVEGNGPIDAIFNAIKAIVPHEVTLELYDVHAVTEGTDAQAEVTVRLSRDGSSVTGRGADPDTLVASAKAYLAALNKLIARGGRMHAQAAE, encoded by the coding sequence ATGACCAACCCGACAAAGACCGGCTCCGCCCAAAATCCTGCGGGCAAGGACCACGTGCTGATCTTCGACACCACGCTGCGCGACGGCGAGCAATGCCCCGGCGCCACCATGACCTTCGAGGAGAAGCTGGAGGTGGCCGAGGCGCTCGACGCGATGGGCGTCGACATCATCGAGGCCGGCTTCCCGATCGCCTCGGACGGCGATTTCGAGGCGGTTTCCGAGATCGCGCGCCGCCTGAAGCGCGCCACGGTCGCCGGCCTCGCGCGGGCCGTCCCGCTCGACATCGCGCGTGCCGGCGAGGCCGTGCGCCATGCGGTGAAGCCGCGCATCCACACCTTCGTCTCGACCTCGCCGATCCATCTGGAGCACCAGATGCGTAAGAGCCAGGAGGACGTGCTGGAGATCATCACCGCGACGGTGACGCAGGCGCGCAACCTCGTCGAGGACGTCGAATGGTCGGCGATGGACGCCACCCGCACGCCGATTGACTATCTGTGCCGCGCCGTCGAGGTCGCGATCAAGGCCGGCGCCACCACGATCAACCTGCCCGACACGGTCGGCTACGCCACGCCGGACGAATACCGCGCCATGTTCAAGGCGGTGCGCGAGCGCGTGCCGAATGCCGACAAGGCGATCTTCTCGGCGCATTGCCACAACGATCTGGGTCTCGCGGTCGCCAATTCGCTGGCCGCGCTCGAGGGCGGCGTGCGCCAGGTCGAGTGCACGATCAACGGCATCGGCGAGCGCGCCGGCAATGCCGCGCTGGAGGAGATCGTGATGGCGCTCAAGGTGCGTGGCGACGTCATGCCCTATGAGACCGGCATCGACGCGACGCAGCTGATGCGCCTGTCCAAGGCCGTCTCGACCGCCTGCTCCTTCCCGGTGCAGTACAACAAGGCGATCGTCGGCCGCAACGCCTTCGCCCATGAGAGCGGCATCCACCAGGACGGCATGCTGAAGAACAACACCACCTACGAGATCATGACGCCGGCCTCGGTCGGCGTGACCAAGACCTCGCTGGTGATGGGCAAGCATTCCGGCCGCGCCGCCTTCCGCTCCAAGCTGAAGGACATGGGCTACGATCTGGGCGACAACCAGCTCGAGGACGCCTTCACCCGCTTCAAGGCGCTGGCCGACCGCAAGAAGCATGTCTACGACGAGGATATCGAGGCCCTGGTCGACGAGAACATCGCGACCGCGCATGACCGGATCAAGCTGGAATCGCTGACGGTGATCGCCGGCACGCGTGGGCCCCAGCGCGCGACGATGAAGCTCGACGTCGAGGGGCGGCACGTCACCGAGGAGGTCGAGGGCAACGGGCCGATCGACGCGATCTTCAACGCGATCAAGGCGATCGTGCCGCATGAGGTGACGCTGGAGCTCTATGATGTCCACGCCGTGACCGAGGGCACCGACGCGCAGGCCGAGGTGACGGTCAGGCTCTCGCGCGACGGCTCGTCGGTGACCGGCCGCGGCGCCGATCCGGACACGCTGGTCGCTTCGGCCAAGGCTTATCTCGCCGCGCTCAACAAGCTGATCGCGCGCGGCGGGCGCATGCACGCGCAGGCGGCGGAGTAA